One genomic segment of Methanomassiliicoccales archaeon includes these proteins:
- a CDS encoding NifB/NifX family molybdenum-iron cluster-binding protein, whose translation MKIGIPSNSPGGLDAGVSAHFGHCDLFTAVEIEGSQIKNVSTIGNEGEHNCMIPVRKMADAGVDAVLIGGIGRRPLIEFQNNGIKVFVGAAGTVKEAVSNYMSDNLKEATVQDVCHGSQHCHDGKG comes from the coding sequence ATGAAAATCGGAATACCAAGTAACAGTCCGGGAGGACTAGATGCGGGCGTTTCTGCCCATTTTGGACACTGCGATCTGTTCACCGCGGTGGAGATCGAGGGAAGCCAGATCAAGAACGTATCGACGATTGGAAATGAGGGGGAACACAACTGCATGATCCCGGTACGAAAGATGGCCGATGCAGGCGTAGATGCGGTCTTGATCGGCGGAATAGGTCGCCGGCCTTTGATCGAATTCCAGAACAACGGTATCAAGGTATTTGTAGGGGCAGCTGGAACAGTAAAGGAGGCCGTGTCCAATTACATGAGCGACAACCTCAAGGAAGCGACGGTCCAAGATGTCTGTCACGGCTCCCAACATTGTCATGATGGCAAAGGGTGA
- a CDS encoding DUF134 domain-containing protein, with the protein MRELMRPGRPRCPRRIETVPVVTYFKPRGVPLQELDLVLLSLEELEAVRLVDLEGLEQEGAAQRMGISRRALWEDLQNSRRKIAEALVKGKAIEIKGGDYTVVVPRGYSCNGCSTMWNISHAIEQPLQCPKCGGNDVRRNPDNPDDNRPKRCCKGRCNGKEGKAVDEAN; encoded by the coding sequence GTGAGAGAATTGATGAGACCTGGTCGACCACGATGCCCAAGGAGGATTGAAACGGTGCCAGTTGTTACATATTTCAAGCCCAGGGGAGTCCCTCTTCAGGAGCTCGACCTCGTCCTCCTATCCTTGGAGGAGCTTGAGGCCGTTCGTTTGGTCGACCTAGAAGGATTGGAACAGGAAGGGGCTGCCCAAAGGATGGGGATCTCCAGACGGGCCCTCTGGGAGGACCTTCAAAATTCCAGAAGGAAGATTGCCGAGGCTCTTGTGAAAGGGAAAGCGATCGAGATAAAAGGGGGAGATTACACAGTGGTTGTGCCACGGGGATATAGCTGCAATGGATGCAGTACCATGTGGAATATTTCCCATGCAATTGAACAGCCGTTGCAGTGCCCCAAATGTGGAGGCAACGACGTACGAAGAAATCCTGACAATCCGGATGACAATCGACCAAAGCGTTGTTGCAAGGGTCGGTGCAATGGGAAGGAAGGTAAGGCCGTGGATGAGGCAAATTGA